A stretch of the Capra hircus breed San Clemente chromosome 10, ASM170441v1, whole genome shotgun sequence genome encodes the following:
- the SIX1 gene encoding homeobox protein SIX1, producing MSMLPSFGFTQEQVACVCEVLQQGGNLERLGRFLWSLPACDHLHKNESVLKAKAVVAFHRGNFRELYKILESHQFSPHNHPKLQQLWLKAHYVEAEKLRGRPLGAVGKYRVRRKFPLPRTIWDGEETSYCFKEKSRGVLREWYAHNPYPSPREKRELAEATGLTTTQVSNWFKNRRQRDRAAEAKERENTENNNSSSNKQNQLSPLEGGKPLMSSSEEEFSPPQSPDQSSVLLLQGNMGHARSSNYSLPGLTASQSAHSLQAHQHQLQDSLLGPLTSSLVDLGS from the exons ATGTCGATGCTGCCATCGTTCGGCTTCACACAGGAGCAAGTGGCGTGCGTGTGCGAGGTTCTGCAGCAAGGCGGGAACCTGGAGCGCCTGGGCAGGTTCCTGTGGTCGCTGCCCGCCTGCGACCACCTGCACAAGAATGAAAGCGTGCTCAAGGCCAAGGCCGTGGTCGCCTTCCACCGCGGCAACTTCCGCGAGCTCTACAAGATCTTGGAGAGCCACCAGTTCTCGCCTCACAATCACCCCAAGCTGCAACAACTGTGGCTGAAGGCTCACTACGTGGAAGCCGAGAAGTTACGCGGCCGGCCCCTGGGCGCGGTGGGCAAATATCGGGTGCGCCGAAAATTCCCTTTGCCACGAACCATCTGGGACGGCGAGGAGACCAGCTACTGCTTCAAGGAGAAGTCGCGGGGCGTGCTGCGGGAGTGGTACGCGCATAACCCTTACCCCTCGCCGCGTGAGAAGCGGGAGCTGGCCGAGGCCACCGGTCTCACCACCACCCAGGTCAGCAACTGGTTTAAGAACCGGAGGCAAAGAGACCGGGCCGCCGAGGCCAAGGAAAG GGAGAACACCGAAAACAATAACTCCTCCTCCAACAAGCAGAATCAACTCTCTCCTCTGGAAGGGGGCAAGCCACTCATGTCCAGCTCAGAAGAAGAGTTCTCACCTCCCCAGAGTCCAGACCAGAGCTCCGTCCTTCTGCTGCAGGGCAACATGGGCCACGCCAGGAGCTCCAACTATTCTCTCCCGGGTTTAACAGCCTCGCAGTCAGCGCACAGCCTGCAAGCCCATCAGCATCAGCTCCAGGACTCCCTGCTGGGCCCCCTCACCTCCAGTTTGGTGGACTTGGGGTCCTAA